From Mytilus edulis chromosome 9, xbMytEdul2.2, whole genome shotgun sequence, the proteins below share one genomic window:
- the LOC139490069 gene encoding otoancorin-like, which translates to MRLASLTCSYMTSIGTSGLWAITVDQINNLDDTEFTDCIDILGALTDYSNDQIDALVTVGKCNTVWGDPTTLTATTVYSAGVIVQGLTVSEIGTLTLDLDAVSKLGEYDGWTDAQKNALFERWLTLEKSDDASIITSSELRSLGHMTCGAETGHIDVISHSVYSSAADAVGEVTACSDGQLSSFITLAKSAYGSDITTWDSTTITNIGIVIGGLTSSDMSTLSESQIDAIDSNHVSYIPSSTFAGLTTTQINTLSVSQAQSTTTNQRSALDSSQLAALSSVANTTFSGCDMMQMSWTFAVFLALLSMYFGRN; encoded by the exons ATGCGTCTAG CATCACTGACCTGTTCTTATATGACAAGCATAGGAACATCTGGATTATGGGCAATCACCGTAGATCAAATAAACAATTTGGACGACACTGAATTTACAGACTGTATTGATATATTGGGAGCATTAACGGATTACAGTAATGACCAGATAGACGCTCTAGTTACTGTTGGAAAATGTAACACT gtTTGGGGAGATCCAACAACATTGACTGCAACCACTGTTTATAGTGCAGGAGTTATTGTACAGGGATTAACTGTTTCTGAAATAGGTACCTTGACACTTGATTTAGATGCCGTCAGTAAACTTGGAGAATATGATGGCTGGACAGATGCTCAG AAAAACGCATTGTTTGAAAGATGGTTGACTTTGGAAAAATCAGACGATGCTAGCATAATAACATCGAGTGAATTGCGGTCCCTAGGTCATATGACATGTGGAGCAGAAACAGGTCATATCGATGTCATAAGTCACAGTGTTTATTC ATCTGCTGCTGACGCTGTTGGCGAGGTTACCGCATGTTCAGATGGTCAGCTCTCGTCTTTCATTACATTGGCCAAATCTGCATATGGATCCGATATCACAACTTGGGATTCAACAACCATTACAAATATTGGCATTGTGATAG GTGGTTTAACCAGCTCTGACATGTCGACACTGTCCGAAAGCCAAATTGATGCTATTGACTCAAATCATGTATCATACATTCCTTCTTCAACATTTGCC GGACTTACAACAACTCAAATCAACACCCTTAGTGTTAGCCAAGCTCAGTCGACTACAACCAATCAAAGAAGTGCTTTGGATTCATCTCAGCTAGCTGCCTTGTCCAGTGTAGCTAATACTACATTCTCAGGAT GTGACATGATGCAAATGTCCTGGACTTTCGCAGTTTTCCTCGCTCTTCTATCGATGTACTTTGGACGAAACTAA
- the LOC139490068 gene encoding G-protein coupled receptor 35-like: MNDTDCQYGFEVIEGITNATEVDKQAWPCELRVFWVEIYPFVTLVRGLLSYGTAFIIVLGLLFNLTSLLVLTRKHMRKSTMNLYLSALAIYDCLALTMNFMIGVLRGQNKHINKDFQDHEDLCKFHGVIVEVFNLLSIWIIVSFTIERFIMIKFPLKGKQLVTPRRAIYVIIGVSLGVLVFSMHKIAVSGFEGDSVFGYAACKTRRAIFVEIIYFYVAFNTWFPTLTIVTLNTLILLEIRRNKKKRAQMTTQSMSKSDEKATKLLLLVSSAYVVLVLPLGLIQSTELIWNNTQKVLPSNPDYIYFMSTKIKLKWARAFFFFFYQLNFAVNFFLYVSSSSATRFRATLKMILGIKVDQQEMTWNNTMKSRATKINSVAPAPSDDGPSNRDLHLKKKEFLPESEA, encoded by the coding sequence ATGAATGATACAGATTGTCAATATGGTTTTGAAGTGATAGAAGGGATTACCAATGCTACAGAAGTTGACAAACAGGCATGGCCTTGCGAACTGAGAGTATTCTGGGTGGAGATATATCCTTTCGTGACCTTGGTACGTGGTCTTCTGTCATATGGTACAGCTTTTATAATTGTTCTTGGTTTATTATTCAACCTTACGTCTCTATTGGTCCTGACCAGGAAGCACATGCGAAAATCAACAATGAATTTATATCTCTCCGCTCTTGCCAtatatgattgtcttgctttgaCTATGAACTTTATGATTGGAGTACTCCGAGGCCAGAACAAACATATCAACAAAGATTTCCAGGACCATGAAGATCTCTGTAAATTCCATGGCGTTATAGTAGAGGTGTTTAATCTACTATCGATCTGGATCATTGTTTCGTTTACAATCGAAAGGTTTATCATGATTAAATTCCCACTCAAAGGAAAGCAACTGGTGACACCAAGACGTGCAATTTACGTGATAATTGGCGTATCCCTAGGAGTTCTTGTCTTCTCAATGCACAAAATTGCAGTTTCTGGATTTGAAGGGGATTCTGTATTTGGATATGCAGCCTGTAAAACGAGAAGAGCTATATTTGTAGAGATAATATATTTCTACGTAGCTTTCAACACATGGTTTCCAACTCTAACAATAGTAACACTAAATACATTAATTCTTCTGGAAATAAGAAGGAACAAAAAGAAGAGGGCGCAAATGACAACACAGTCAATGTCAAAGTCCGACGAAAAAGCAACGAAACTTCTGTTACTTGTTTCATCTGCATATGTTGTGCTCGTTCTACCTCTTGGATTAATTCAATCCACGGAACTTATATGGAATAATACTCAGAAGGTTCTTCCATCAAACCCAGACTATATTTACTTCATGTCgacaaaaataaagttaaaatggGCAAgagcatttttctttttcttttaccaGTTGAATTTCGCCGTCAACTTTTTCTTATATGTTTCGTCTTCATCTGCAACAAGATTTCGGGCAACTCTGAAGATGATATTAGGTATTAAGGTTGATCAACAAGAGATGACATGGAACAATACCATGAAATCAAGAGCAACCAAAATAAATTCTGTTGCTCCCGCACCGTCTGACGACGGACCTTCGAACAGAGATTTGCATCTGAAGAAAAAAGAATTCCTTCCTGAAAGTGAAGCATGA